The Pseudomonadota bacterium genome contains the following window.
TTTAAAAGCTTGATCGACGGCGGCATTATTATTCAACAGTCAGCGGTGAATTCCATCCGCAGCGTTAAAAATCTCAAGCCGGCAATCACTGAATACAAAGGCGAAACCTATAAAGTGGATCGCGAGCCGACCCAGAGAGAAATCGACGACATGCTCTTCGGCTGGGCAGTTGAACACGGGGTAACTTCAAACTCGGTGATCTATGTAAAAGACGGCTGCACCGTGGGCATCGGCACCGGCGAACAGGACCGGGTCGGCGTTGCTGAAATCGCCGTCCATAAGGCCTACATCAAGTATGCGGACATCCTGTGCTTTGACACCTACGGAATTCCATACTCAGACATGGCGCTTGAAATCGAAAAAGGTGAGCGGGATATCGCTGACAAGGAAGCCATCGATGCAAGGACCAAAGCAGACAAGGCTGGATTACCGGGTTCGGTGATGATTTCCGATGCTTTCTTTCCGTTCAGGGATGGTGCTGATGTCGGGATCCGCCAAGGTGTAACAGCCGTTCTGCAGGCAGGCGGTTCAGCAAGAGACTTTGAGACGATTCTGGCGTGCAACGAAGCTGATCCGCAGGTGGCAATGAAGTACACCGGACAACGCTCTTTTAAGCATTAACGAGCATCTTAACAATTTTCAATTTCAGGATTTCCTGATGGCGGCTTGCGCCTGGCCCGAACTGCGAAGCGATCCGGCCAGGAGCAAGCGGAATTTCATCGTCCGGCGAAGAAGTTCGGAAAAGCCAAAGCATTCGAGCCTAAAAGAAATCCTTAAAATTGCTGAATAACTTAAGCCCTGCCTGGTGATCATCGTATCCCTGTGCAGGGCTTTTTTATCGCCGATATTTCTCGATAATATCAACCAGACCTTCCACCTTCATGGGCTTAGCCAGATAATCATCCATACCGGCTTCGATGAAACGCTCCTTGTCGCCCTGCATTGCATGGGCGGTAAGCGCGATAATCGGAATCTTCGGATTAAACCCTGCCGTCTCCCCCGCCTCTCTGATTCTGCGGGTAGCTTGCAGGCCGTCCATCTCGGGCATCTGCACGTCCATGAGGATCAAGTCAAATGAATCTTTCTTAAGCGCCTCAAGGGCCTCAATACCGTTTTCAACCGCAACATAATCATACCCCTGCCTTTTTAACAGATGGCAGGCAAGCTTACTGTTTACCGCATTATCTTCGGCAAGCAATATCTTGAATTTCTTGGCATCAAGGGGATGTTCGCTATGTTTTGTGAGAACCCGGCCATCTTTGGGGTGCTCCAGAGCAAGCAACATGGTCAACACTTTGAGCAATTCATCACCCTTGACGGGCTTGGTCAAATATCCCTCAATACCTAATTTTGAGGCATGTGCCACATCGCCGCGGAAGCCGATGCCGGTCACCATTACAATATGGATCTGATTCAGTCGACGCTCCTCACGAATCTGCCGCACCAGTTCAAAACCGTCTTTTTCAGGCATGTCGATATCAACGAGCATCAAATCAAAATTTTTCTGCCCGGTCAAAACGTCCAATGCCTCATCTGCACTTGAGGCCTCGACAATAATCATCTTGTTCCGCTGAAGTATACCCTTCAATATCGTCCGGTGGTCAACGTTATCATCGACAATCAATACCAACCTGCCGACAAGTATCTTCGCATCCACTGGCTTTGTATCCACAACTATGGGCTCTCCCGTCTCAAGGCAGGCTGTAAAATAAAACGTGCTGCCCTTTCCCGGCTCACTTTTCACGCCGATATCACCGCCCATGATCTCGGTTATTCGTTTTGAAATAGTCAGTCCCAGACCGGTACCGCCGTATTTTCTGGTTGTTGAACCGTCAGCCTGGGTGAAGCTTTCAAAAATCGATTCAAGCTTTTCTCTGGGAATGCCTATCCCGGTGTCGATCACGGAAAACAATATCTTCTCAATGCCGTTTCCCAGATCCGCACTGCCACCAGTCACCGGACTCACCGATATGACAATCCTGCCCTGTTCGGTAAATTTGATTGCATTGCCGGTGAGATTGACCAGCACCTGACGAAGCCTTCCGGGATCACCCTTGAGGTATCTCGAAACCCTTTGATCCCTGCTAAAGCTCAGGGAAAGATTCTTTGCTTCCGCCAAAAGGCCCATGGGCTTGACAATATTTTTAAGCAGCTCATCAAGATCAAAACAAACTGTTTCAAGCTCCATTTTACCGGCTTCAATCTTGGAAAAATCAAGGATATCATTTATTATCGTAAGCAACGCTTCTCCGGACCCGTATGCCGCCTCGAGAAAATCCCGCTGTTCGTGTGAAAGCTCGGTGCCAAGGGTCAACTCAACCATGCCGAGTATGCCGTTCATCGGCGTCCTGATTTCATGGCTCATGCTGGCCAGAAAGCTGCTTTTAACCCGGCTGGCCTCTTCCGCCCTGTCCCTTTCTATTTTGAGATCCTTCTGGGTTTTAATCAATTGCTGAAAAGATGAAATCGCCTTCATTGAACTGAAAACAACCGCAAGCAGAAGACAAAAAGCAAGAGCCGAAGAAATAATCGTCAACTGCCGAACAAGCTTTCCCTGTTGTTTCTTGCGTGCAGTTATATCGTAGTAGATTTCAAAGGCCCCGTAAAATCGGCCATTACGCATAATCGGCACATAAGTTTCCACCACATCCATTGAAACCTTCTGGCCCTCAAGTGAAATTTCATCCTTTTGTACAATCTTTGTATACGCCCCGCCTTTGGCGACAATTTCATGGAAATAGTCATGGGTGTTTATCGTTCCGATATCCTTATCATCCGTTGAAAAAACAATTTCACCGTTTGGCGCAAAAACTTTCAGTTTCATTAATTTAAATTCAACTATCAGGTTCTTCAGATCAGCGAGGCGGTCATCGTCTTCAAGCATATCCTTGAGAGCATGATCCCCCTTGAATGTCGATTCAGCCATATGATCCGCGACCCGGACAGCTTCATCCTCGGTCTGCTGGGCCAGAAGGTCGCTGAAGGACGGGGCAATATAAAAAATGGTGTAAACCGGCAGAAAAACCACCAGGAGGAAGGCGAGGCTAATAATGATCGACAAATACTTAGCTTTCATAATGCTCCAGCATAAAAGACGGAATATCTATAATAAACAATAGAACAAATCAGCTGAATGTAACATGAATAAAATAACCGCATAACAAGTCAAAAGAAAAAACAAAGGATACGCAAGGAATGGACAATTCATCCTGGCTGCGGCTACCACCCTGACCAGGAAACTTTTTTACTGAATATCAAGATCTCACCGCGCCACGACAAAAGCGCCGCTAAATCCTGATCTTTCAAGCACCCTCTCGGCCCTTCTGGCTTCGGAAAGATTTGTCCCGGCCCGGACCTGCACCCGATAGAAGGTTTTTTCGCCGTTATCAAAGACCTGGATCACTGTTTTTCTGCCCCATGAAAGCAACTGCTCCTTCTGACGCTCGGCATTATCAAGACTCTCAAAGGAACCGATCTGTACGTAAAATTCACCTTTTGCAAAATCCTGATGCGGCAGGAACCGCTCAACCTTACGGTTTCCCTGCTGAAACTCCCCGGTTTCTCCAAGGGCAAGTATCTCCACCCGGGCCGTTCCCTGCTGGTCCATTTCCAGTTTTTTAGCGCCGGTAAGGGTCAAATCAACTATGCGCCCCTTGACAAAAGGACCGCGATCATTGATCCGCACGACTATTTCCTTATCGTTTTCCAGATTCTTTACAACAAGCCAGGTATGCATCGGCAGGGTCTTGTGGGCAGCAGTCATGCCGTGCATGTCATAGCGCTCGCCGTTTGAAGTCAACCTGCCGTGAAACTGCTTGCCATACCAGGAGGCGATGCCGGTTTCCGCATACCCCTGGGATGACGGCAAGGGATAATATTTTTTGCCATCGATTTTGTAGGGTCGCTGGGTGGGCGGAATTTTTCCGGAAGGCGGCACCTGCTTGGCAGGGAAAGACGTGGCAGGCTCCTCCGGCGCTCTTTGAGTCAAAGGTTTTGAACCGATGCACGAAGAAAGGAGAAATACAGCGTTGATTAATATGACAATATATGCAAGACGCATAATTTTTGGATTATGGAAAATAGAACAATAAGAATAAATTTATTTGGAAGAAATCGACCTTTTCTCAAACTTTTTATCAGAATTGTTTAACATAATGAGACCGAACCGGCAATGGAATCTCAACCCGCAAAAGCCATCCTTTTCGGGACCTCGCCAACCCCTGGTAAGTTGTTGAAGGATACAACAAATATCCATTGCAGATCCTGTTCATTTATTTTAGATAAATCACCCTCCATTGCTTTGACAAATCCTCCTCTCTTGCTTTATAGTAGTTGCCATGAAAACTCAAACATCCAAACACAAAACAAAATTTATATTTATCACCGGCGGCGTCCTTTCCTCTCTTGGCAAAGGACTCGCGG
Protein-coding sequences here:
- a CDS encoding response regulator, coding for MKAKYLSIIISLAFLLVVFLPVYTIFYIAPSFSDLLAQQTEDEAVRVADHMAESTFKGDHALKDMLEDDDRLADLKNLIVEFKLMKLKVFAPNGEIVFSTDDKDIGTINTHDYFHEIVAKGGAYTKIVQKDEISLEGQKVSMDVVETYVPIMRNGRFYGAFEIYYDITARKKQQGKLVRQLTIISSALAFCLLLAVVFSSMKAISSFQQLIKTQKDLKIERDRAEEASRVKSSFLASMSHEIRTPMNGILGMVELTLGTELSHEQRDFLEAAYGSGEALLTIINDILDFSKIEAGKMELETVCFDLDELLKNIVKPMGLLAEAKNLSLSFSRDQRVSRYLKGDPGRLRQVLVNLTGNAIKFTEQGRIVISVSPVTGGSADLGNGIEKILFSVIDTGIGIPREKLESIFESFTQADGSTTRKYGGTGLGLTISKRITEIMGGDIGVKSEPGKGSTFYFTACLETGEPIVVDTKPVDAKILVGRLVLIVDDNVDHRTILKGILQRNKMIIVEASSADEALDVLTGQKNFDLMLVDIDMPEKDGFELVRQIREERRLNQIHIVMVTGIGFRGDVAHASKLGIEGYLTKPVKGDELLKVLTMLLALEHPKDGRVLTKHSEHPLDAKKFKILLAEDNAVNSKLACHLLKRQGYDYVAVENGIEALEALKKDSFDLILMDVQMPEMDGLQATRRIREAGETAGFNPKIPIIALTAHAMQGDKERFIEAGMDDYLAKPMKVEGLVDIIEKYRR
- a CDS encoding septal ring lytic transglycosylase RlpA family protein, with amino-acid sequence MRLAYIVILINAVFLLSSCIGSKPLTQRAPEEPATSFPAKQVPPSGKIPPTQRPYKIDGKKYYPLPSSQGYAETGIASWYGKQFHGRLTSNGERYDMHGMTAAHKTLPMHTWLVVKNLENDKEIVVRINDRGPFVKGRIVDLTLTGAKKLEMDQQGTARVEILALGETGEFQQGNRKVERFLPHQDFAKGEFYVQIGSFESLDNAERQKEQLLSWGRKTVIQVFDNGEKTFYRVQVRAGTNLSEARRAERVLERSGFSGAFVVAR